In one Lolium rigidum isolate FL_2022 chromosome 3, APGP_CSIRO_Lrig_0.1, whole genome shotgun sequence genomic region, the following are encoded:
- the LOC124697597 gene encoding patatin-like protein 6: MEEAEEMQVERLHEFDVDAAGGGGAGTDKLSYEIFSILESKFLFGYTDPHQLWLPKPQTPPPQPTDPAVAGGKAAQRGKVCVLCVDGGGGGLRALLAGRALAHLEAALQRASGNPDARVADYFDLAAGTGAGGVFAAMLFSTHSRGAPLFRAEDTWRLVADHAPGLFRRPSTSTSLFRRAKKRPLAAPTAALSVAMRAAFGEELTLRDTIKPVLISCYDLRSSAPLLFSRADALESRSYDFRLCDVGRAAWSEPGRFEPAEVASVDGATACAAVDGGPTMGSPAAAAITHVLHNKHEFPFVRGVEDLLVLSVGGCSGSAAGASADADVARMRRWGPKEWARPIARIAADGAADLVDHAVARAFGQGHSSNYLRIQAKRESMPACGPDGEYDPTPANVQALLAAADETMKQRNVESVLFEGRRVGDHTNAEKLDWFAAELVAEHRGRGARIAPTVAFKQPAQG; encoded by the exons ATGGAGGAGGCTGAGGAGATGCAGGTGGAGAGGCTGCACGAGTTCGACGTAGACGCCGCCGGCGGGGGCGGCGCCGGCACGGACAAGCTCAGCTACGAGATCTTCTCCATCCTCGAGAGCAAGTTCCTCTTCGGCTACACCGACCCGCACCAGCTCTGGCTGCCCAAGCCGCAGACGCCGCCTCCACAGCCGACAGACCCGGCGGTCGCGGGCGGCAAGGCGGCGCAGCGGGGGAAGGTGTGCGTGCTCTGCGTcgacggcggcgggggcggcctaCGGGCCCTTCTCGCCGGCCGCGCGCTGGCCCACCTCGAGGCGGCGCTGCAGCGCGCGTCGGGCAACCCCGACGCCCGCGTCGCCGACTACTTCGACCTCGCGGCCGGCACCGGCGCGGGCGGGGTCTTCGCGGCGATGCTCTTCTCCACGCACTCGCGCGGCGCGCCGCTGTTCCGCGCCGAGGACACCTGGCGCCTGGTCGCGGACCACGCGCCGGGCCTCTTCCGGAggccctccacctccacctccctctTCCGCCGCGCGAAGAAGCGCCCGCTGGCGGCGCCCACGGCGGCGCTGAGCGTGGCCATGCGGGCGGCGTTCGGGGAGGAGCTCACCCTGCGGGACACCATCAAGCCGGTCCTCATCTCCTGCTACGACCTCCGCTCCTCCGCGCCGCTCCTCTTCTCCCGCGCCGACGCGCTCGAGAGCCGCAGCTACGACTTCCGCCTCTGCGACGTCGGCCGCGCGGCATGGTCCGAGCCGGGACGCTTCGAGCCGGCCGAGGTCGCGTCGGTGGACGGCGCGACCGCCTGCGCCGCGGTCGACGGCGGGCCCACCATGggcagccccgccgccgccgccatcacccaCGTGCTGCACAACAAGCACGAGTTCCCCTTCGTGCGCGGCGTCGAGGACCtcctcgtcctctccgtcggcggctgctccggctccgccgccggcgcctccgcgGACGCCGACGTCGCGCGCATGCGCCGGTGGGGACCCAAGGAGTGGGCGCGCCCCATCGCGCGCATCGCGGCCGACGGCGCCGCCGACCTCGTGGACCACGCCGTGGCGCGCGCGTTCGGGCAAGGCCACTCCTCCAATTACCTGCGGATTCAG GCGAAGCGGGAGAGCATGCCGGCGTGCGGGCCGGACGGGGAGTACGACCCGACCCCGGCCAACGTGCAGgcgctgctggcggcggcggacgagACCATGAAGCAGCGCAACGTCGAGTCCGTGCTCTTCGAGGGCAGGCGGGTCGGGGACCACACCAACGCCGAGAAGCTCGACTGGTTCGCCGCCGAGCTTGTCGCCGAGCACCGCGGCAGGGGCGCCCGTATCGCGCCCACCGTCGCGTTCAAGCAGCCGGCGCAGGGCTGA